The following are from one region of the Methanospirillum hungatei genome:
- a CDS encoding HAMP domain-containing sensor histidine kinase — protein MSEKKPVSGSKPDDYPSYRTRLFLVITLIFFIFIVLISSTLYIFSIHQVSNEFIDSQLQAEKTFISSVILTEYGIENFDAQFDFLLQDRMIPFLEAYQKNRNDPSSIDLISLKKNISSGVPGEIELFMINKNGIVEFTTYARDLNLDFKKYPDFYTSLSQFINGTEFKSDRWIRDYNDSKLYWKYGYYPTDDHEYILELGLRNDKYSKMHKTMVSSLKDITEEAMNIPNIVHVEVYDKAYRKQTYWIQNKSQTLSSVTGIFDNESLHTILNQTFESKKSFFFNNPKKNQVISIQYINLSTVRSLSGSELSVVGILVLSKEKIETVIFYYQIGFIVITIISLILGLLIAQYLSIYISRPITMMTEDIGIIASSSLSHPIRATGLRETEMLRQSINQMVASINEYISEIETQKTTLESELRLREKVEKSLAKANKRLTQLSQITRHDVLNQVTSLQLYLGLISELEDISEIPVYTEKASRVLKRISMLLAFTYDYEKIGEDGSVWQNIGEILDQSQSEFAGKITIIHSLNDLDVKADRLIKKVFYNLIDNSIRHGITADTIIVSFEEGESGHLIYQDNGIGIPDNEKEKIFCRGYGKGTGIGMAFIKEVLEYNDIRIVENGAHGQGVRFEIIIPKENYRILSNL, from the coding sequence ATGTCAGAGAAAAAACCAGTATCAGGAAGTAAGCCGGATGATTATCCGTCATACCGTACACGGTTGTTTCTTGTAATTACCTTGATCTTTTTCATTTTTATAGTCCTGATTTCATCAACGCTCTATATATTTTCCATTCATCAGGTATCAAATGAATTTATCGACTCACAGCTCCAGGCAGAAAAAACCTTCATTTCATCTGTCATTTTGACAGAATATGGCATTGAGAATTTCGATGCTCAGTTTGATTTCCTTCTCCAGGATCGAATGATCCCATTTTTGGAGGCATACCAAAAGAACCGGAATGATCCCTCGTCAATTGATCTCATCTCTCTTAAAAAGAACATTTCATCCGGTGTTCCTGGTGAGATTGAATTATTCATGATAAACAAGAACGGAATCGTAGAGTTTACAACATATGCACGAGATTTAAATTTGGATTTTAAAAAATATCCTGATTTTTATACATCTCTATCTCAGTTTATTAATGGAACTGAGTTCAAATCCGATCGCTGGATAAGGGATTATAATGATTCGAAATTGTACTGGAAATATGGATACTACCCCACAGATGATCATGAGTATATCCTCGAGCTCGGCCTTCGGAATGATAAGTATTCAAAGATGCATAAAACGATGGTTTCGTCGCTCAAGGATATAACCGAAGAAGCCATGAACATCCCGAATATTGTTCATGTAGAGGTGTATGATAAAGCATATCGAAAACAGACGTATTGGATACAAAATAAAAGTCAGACATTGTCTTCGGTTACCGGCATTTTTGATAATGAAAGCCTGCATACTATTTTAAACCAGACATTTGAATCAAAAAAATCCTTCTTTTTTAATAATCCGAAGAAAAACCAGGTCATTTCGATTCAATATATCAATCTCTCAACCGTCAGGTCACTGTCTGGATCAGAACTTAGTGTTGTTGGTATTCTAGTATTAAGCAAAGAAAAAATTGAGACGGTGATTTTTTATTACCAGATAGGATTCATTGTCATCACTATTATTTCTTTGATATTAGGCCTGCTTATTGCACAATATCTCTCGATTTATATTTCCCGACCTATAACCATGATGACAGAGGATATTGGAATTATCGCCTCTTCGTCTCTTTCTCACCCGATCCGGGCCACTGGTCTTCGTGAAACAGAGATGCTTCGGCAAAGTATTAATCAGATGGTGGCCAGCATCAATGAATATATCTCTGAAATTGAGACCCAGAAAACCACCCTCGAATCTGAACTTCGGCTTCGTGAAAAGGTAGAAAAATCGCTTGCCAAGGCAAATAAGAGACTAACCCAGCTTTCACAGATAACCAGGCATGATGTTTTGAACCAGGTTACATCTCTCCAGTTATACCTGGGATTGATATCTGAGCTTGAAGATATATCTGAAATTCCTGTTTATACTGAAAAAGCCAGTCGTGTGCTGAAACGAATATCTATGCTCCTTGCATTTACATATGATTATGAAAAAATCGGAGAAGATGGATCGGTATGGCAGAATATCGGGGAGATTCTGGATCAGAGTCAGAGCGAATTCGCCGGAAAGATTACCATCATTCATTCCCTCAATGATCTCGATGTAAAGGCTGATCGACTTATAAAAAAGGTTTTTTACAATCTTATCGATAATTCCATCCGTCACGGAATAACCGCAGATACAATAATCGTGTCCTTTGAAGAGGGAGAATCAGGTCACCTTATATACCAGGATAATGGGATTGGAATTCCGGATAATGAGAAGGAAAAGATATTTTGCAGAGGATATGGGAAAGGGACTGGCA